One window of Desulfobacca acetoxidans DSM 11109 genomic DNA carries:
- a CDS encoding class I SAM-dependent methyltransferase: MGNWPEEGLHTRVCTNAPIVILRIERGEGKRKIGGGKKVKFIRRGTILLLSVLILPSLLYAQEQQKEQVIYDHDRIKDEMSRRWDPEKYDKYPGHIVQQGEEAAAWQELFGKLITGKGLRILDAGCGTGEISFLLAGMGHEVYGIDISPRMVDRAKEKAETKTESDIGRRVHFQLGDAEKPPFEEGFFDVVVCKHVLWALPSPQTALDSWTRVIKENGKVIVIDALWDDGSLVTSLRRKVGRWLMYVFEKRDLSSSHYSPALQASLPHAKGVPLGKAKTYLEQAGLCDIQDVDLNYLSDIQKKDMPFWYRISRNWDYYAVCGQKPLEK, from the coding sequence ATGGGGAATTGGCCTGAGGAGGGGTTGCACACCCGCGTCTGTACCAACGCCCCTATTGTTATTTTACGGATAGAAAGGGGTGAGGGCAAGAGAAAAATAGGGGGAGGAAAAAAGGTGAAATTCATTCGGAGAGGCACGATTTTGCTGTTGTCGGTTCTCATTTTGCCGTCACTGCTTTATGCCCAGGAGCAGCAAAAAGAGCAGGTCATCTATGACCACGATCGGATAAAGGACGAGATGTCAAGACGCTGGGATCCAGAAAAATATGATAAATATCCAGGACATATCGTGCAACAAGGAGAAGAAGCCGCAGCCTGGCAGGAGCTTTTTGGCAAACTAATTACCGGCAAAGGTCTAAGAATATTGGATGCCGGCTGCGGCACCGGTGAAATCAGCTTCCTGCTGGCCGGCATGGGACACGAGGTCTACGGTATCGACATTTCTCCCAGAATGGTGGATAGAGCCAAGGAGAAAGCCGAAACCAAGACCGAGAGTGACATTGGCCGCCGTGTCCATTTCCAATTGGGGGACGCCGAAAAACCGCCTTTTGAAGAAGGGTTTTTCGACGTTGTAGTTTGCAAACACGTACTGTGGGCACTCCCCTCACCCCAGACGGCCTTAGACAGTTGGACGAGGGTTATCAAAGAAAACGGCAAGGTCATTGTAATCGACGCCCTCTGGGACGACGGGAGTCTGGTGACAAGCCTGAGAAGAAAGGTGGGAAGGTGGCTGATGTACGTCTTCGAGAAAAGAGATCTTTCCAGTAGTCATTATTCTCCTGCCTTGCAAGCCTCGTTGCCGCATGCCAAAGGCGTCCCCCTGGGAAAGGCCAAAACCTATTTGGAACAGGCGGGACTGTGTGATATCCAGGACGTGGATTTGAACTATTTAAGCGATATACAGAAGAAAGACATGCCGTTCTGGTACCGGATCAGCCGCAACTGGGACTACTACGCCGTCTGCGGCCAAAAGCCGTTAGAAAAATAG
- a CDS encoding CooT family nickel-binding protein — protein sequence MCEATAYILRNGQEELLLPDVDLIEPEEDGLLRLISIFGEQRVVKADFLRLNLADHKVILKET from the coding sequence ATGTGTGAAGCCACCGCATACATTCTTAGAAACGGCCAGGAGGAACTGCTGCTGCCGGATGTAGACCTTATCGAACCGGAAGAGGACGGTCTACTACGGTTAATCAGCATCTTCGGAGAACAGAGAGTGGTAAAGGCGGACTTCCTGAGGCTGAATCTGGCAGATCATAAGGTAATCCTCAAGGAAACCTAA
- a CDS encoding energy transducer TonB encodes MPVATRFGGIFISALCHCLILLIPISLATKVSKTFPPVEFIMTMAEKPMASEPPPRTVEPPKPEPVRPKPKIRPQPRPKPVVTEPVETKTFIPQPITAAQPSPPISPRRTVTRGTGAPTGPLVTDFGSATGPAFLRRVMPVYPEMARRLGKEGRVVLRLSIDARGNLRGVEVIQGAGFGFEESAMRAVKQSSFRPAMVQGEPRDSIARLPIKFILRN; translated from the coding sequence ATGCCAGTAGCAACGCGCTTCGGGGGAATTTTCATTTCTGCCCTATGTCACTGTCTTATCCTGCTCATTCCCATATCTCTGGCTACCAAGGTTTCCAAAACGTTTCCGCCGGTTGAATTTATCATGACTATGGCGGAAAAGCCGATGGCCAGTGAACCGCCCCCCCGGACGGTGGAGCCGCCTAAACCGGAACCGGTGCGGCCCAAGCCAAAGATAAGACCGCAGCCCCGACCGAAGCCGGTAGTTACGGAGCCGGTGGAAACCAAAACTTTTATACCTCAACCAATAACCGCCGCTCAACCATCACCTCCCATTTCCCCCCGGCGGACGGTAACTCGGGGGACCGGGGCCCCTACCGGCCCCCTGGTTACCGATTTCGGCAGCGCCACCGGCCCGGCCTTCCTGCGCCGGGTGATGCCGGTTTATCCAGAGATGGCCCGCCGTTTGGGAAAAGAGGGACGCGTGGTACTGCGGTTGTCAATCGATGCGCGGGGCAATCTTCGGGGAGTGGAGGTAATCCAGGGGGCCGGCTTCGGTTTTGAGGAGTCGGCTATGAGAGCCGTCAAACAATCCTCCTTCCGGCCAGCTATGGTCCAGGGGGAACCGAGGGATAGCATTGCCCGGCTGCCGATCAAGTTTATCCTCAGGAATTGA